The genomic stretch TGCAGTTCCGCGACGGTGGGAACGTCCAGTCTCGGCAGGGTCTTCAGGCGGTTGCCGTAGGTGGTCTTCATGCTGGTCGCCGTCGGTGCGACGCGGGTGCCGCTGCAGGCCAGTGTGCGCATGGTGCCGCCCTCATCGGCGATATTGACGGTACCGGTGCATTTGGCATCATGCTTCCAGCCCCGGTAGATGGTATTGGATGAGGTGGTCTGCCCGTTGATGGCCAGCGTGGCATTGGTTCCGGCGTCCAGGAACAGGTTACCGTTGGTATGGATTGGCCCGTTCATGGTCAGGTTGGCCGTGTTGGTAAACTCCAGATCCTTGTCGAAGAACACCGCGAACTGGAACAGCGGCACCAGACGGCTTCGAAACACCAGGCTCGCGATGGCTTCCGGGTTTCCAGTCGAGCCCACCGCCTGACCGTACACGGTGGTGGGGGTCTCCTGGGCGTTCAGAAATTCGAAGTCCTCGCCCTGGGGGATGGTGATGCTCTGGGTGGCGTCGACCTTGGCATAGCTGGTGACGGCCCGACCGCCCACAGATGCGCTCTGGCACGCGAAGTCGCCGGTGCCCAGGTTGGTGCCCTTGCAGGGTGTGGTGGCACTGGGCGAGGTTCCGCCGGGCACCAGGAAGCCCCGGTACTTCTGGCGGATCTGCTCGGCACGGGCGTTCAGGGCCGCCTCGGCCGCGTAGAAGCCGGCGCTGGCATTGCCGCTGCTGGCCGAGGTGCGGACATTCCCGACCGTCAGGGTCGAGTAGGTGACCAGGACGATGGCCAGCACCACCACCAGGGATAGGACGACGACCAGGGCGAATCCGCCGGTGGACTGTTTCATTTGGCTCCCGAGGTGCTGCGCGCGGTCTCGATATTGCGCGGGAAGATGGTGGCGGTAAAGGTGCGGGTACTGAGTTTGCCCTGTCCGGAGTTCTGGGCGGTCAGGCCGACCGAGACGCTCGCGACACGTCTGAACGAACTGGTGAGATCCATGCTGGTGACGGTCTCGGTGGGGCCGGTCAGGGCCGCGCTGAGCTTGAGATCCGTGACGCCGAAGGCCATCGGCTGCGCCTCGCTGTCCGTCTGGCCGCCCAGGGCGAGGCGCAGTTCGGTGCCCAGCAACATGTAGCGTCGCTCGTCGACGAGAATCAGCAGGCTGTTGTTGGCCGGGGTGAAATCGGAGGGGACGGCGGTGCCCAGAACCACGCTCACGCGCCGAACCGTGGTGCCGGCGACCGTCTCGATCTGCTGAGCCTGAATGGTGCGCACCGTGGTGCTCTTGATCAGGGCCGGCGTGCTGCCGGACGCCGGTCGGTACAGCAGGGCAGCCTGAGGTTTACCACCCTGTGCCGAGAAGTACGTGCGCCACGGCGCGACATTGTCGTCCTCGTTGTCACTGTTGCCGTCGCTGTAGGTGCAGCGGGCGGTCGCCGTGCTGGATCCCGGCACCGGCCCCACGATCTGCGCCGTCGTTCCAGACACAGCGCACAGCGGCAGGCGGGCGAGCTTGATCCCGCTCGCCTGGGGCGGAATGCTGCGGCGCACCGTAATGCTGTTGGCCGTGTCGCTGAATTCAACCCCGGAGATCCCCAGGTCGAGTTCCAGGTTCTCGCCGGCCTGACGGACATCTGCAGCCATCAGATCCAGCGCCGTCTGGGCGTTCTGTTGTGCCATGACGCGGCCGGTGTCGGTCTCGACCAGCTTGTTGCTGCCGGAGAAGATGTTGAATGCGATGGTCAGCACGACCATCAACAGGGCCATGGCGATCAGCAGCTCGACCAGCGTGAAGCCCTGGGCGCGCCGGATCACAGGGCTCACCTCACTCCTGACCGAAGGACGTGTAATACGTATCGGCCTTGTACAGTTCGGTGTTTCCATTCGTCACCTCCACGCGGATATAGACAGCGGTCTTGCTGCAGACCATGGTGGTGGGCTTGTCGGATGGACAGAAGGTCGTCTTCACGGTGTAGTTCATTCCCTTGCGGGTGATCGTCTCGGTGACGGGCAGGCTGGTGCTCAGGGTGGTGTAATCGCCGTCCTGGCGGTAGCCCTCAAGTTTCTCCTCGGTGATTCTCACGGCCTCGGCCTTGTTGCCCACCCGGCTGTTCACACTGGTATTCGCCAGCAGGCCGCTCATGACCGATCCCATGGCGATGCCGAGCACCAGCATGGCGACGAGCACCTCCACGATCGTGATGCCCTGCGTGGCGTCACTGCGCACTGGTCTGCACCCCCCCGCCCAGCGCCACCTGCACCAGATATGTGTGCTTCCCGTCCGCGATCCTGAGCGAGCCGGCGGTGCTCGCCTGTCCCCGCGACGTGAAGCACGCGACGAGCTTCGTACCGCTGGGCACCGTGGTGTCCGTGGTAGTGGGCGTGGGCGCGGTCAGGGTCACCAACGGCGTGGCCGATTCCAGACTCACCGTGCCGATCTGCGTCCAGTTGGCCTGGGTGGTCTCGCTGCAGCGCAGCGCGCTCTGCAGCACGAGATCTTTGCCGTTCACGAGCACCAGCCGCCGGGCCTGCGTGTTCGACATCGCCTGGCTGCGCAGGGTGAAGAAGGCGGCGTGTACCGTGCGCGCCGCGTCACGTGCAGGATTGCGGGTCGACTGGTAACTGCTGATCCCCATGGCGCCGATGATGCCCAGGATGGCCATGCCGATCAGCAGTTCCACGAGCGTGAAGCCGTGGGTGGCAGTGCGGGAGTGTAGGGAATGGGTCACAGGATCTCCAGGTCAGGGTCAGGGTGGACGCGCACGTGCGCGTGGTCTTAATCCAAGGGTAGGGGGGTGTCATGTCTGGGAACTTACATAAAGACGCCAGGCCGGCTACCCCAAGTGGCGGGATAGCCGGCCTGTTCTGTCGTTTCCATGGGGCTTTCTGTGGCCTCCTGTCACATAAAGACCCCCCACGTCCCCCCAGGGAGGTGGCGTCCTTTCAGGGGCAACACTTGTTCAGATACGGCTGCCCGGTCAGCAGCCCTCGCTGAACATGAAGACCCCGCAGCCGATGATGCTGCGGGGCAGGTCAGAACCTGTGGTAGTCGCCCAGGGCTATTCAGCGACCGCCGGAACCGTGGGCAGCTCCGGGGCGTTGCCTGTGCGGATGGCGACCATGACGCGTTCGCGGATCTCGTCCTGCATCTGGGGCCGCTCGCTGAGGTACGCGATGGCCTTCTCCTTGCCCTGGCCGATGCGCTCGTCGCCGTAGGAGTAGAAGCTGCCGGCCTTCTTGATGATGTCCATGTCGGAGGCCAGGGTCACGAGGTCACTGAGTTGGTCGAAGCCCTTGCCGTACATCAGGGTCAGCTCGACCTCCTTGAAGGGGGGCGCCACCTTGTTCTTTACGGTCTTGACCTTGACCGTGTTGCCCACGGCGTCGTTGCCGAGCTTGACCGGCTGGCCGATCTTGCGGACGTCCAGGCGCACGGACGCGTAGAACTTCAGGGCGCGGCCGCCGGTGGTCGTCTCGGGGTTGCCGTACATCACGCCGATCTTCTCGCGCACCTGGTTGATGAAGATGGCGGCGGTGCCGGTCTTGGACAGGATTGCGGTGAGCTTGCGCAGCGCCTGGGACATGAGCCGTGCCTGCAGGCCGGGCAGCGAGTCGCCCATCTCGCCCTCGATCTCGGCGCGGGGGGTCAGGGCCGCCACGGAGTCCACGACGACCACGTCAATGGCCCCCGAACGCACCAGCAGCTCCATGATCTCCAGGGCCTGTTCGCCGTTGTCGGGTTGCGACACCAGCAGTTCGTCGGTGTTCACGCCCAGGGCGCGGGCGTACACGGGATCCAGGGCATGCTCGGCATCAATGAAGGCGCAGGTGCCGCCGGCCTTCTGGGCCTGCGCGACGATGGCCAGCGCCAGGGTGGTCTTGCCGCCGGATTCCGGGCCATAGATCTCGGTGACGCGGCCGCGCGGAATGCCGCCCACGCCCAGCGCCAGATCCAGGCTGAGGCTGCCGGTGGACACGACCTGCACGTCGAGCTTGCTCTCGGCGCCGAGCTTCATGATGCTGCCCTTGCCGAAGGCCTTCTCGATCTGGCTCATGGCCGTCTCGATGGCCTTGGCGCGTTCCTTGCTGTCGTTGGGGGCGGCGGTGATCTCCTTGGGGTTGTCCTTGCTCATGTCGGCTCCTGTGGGGCGCTGCTGGAATCGGGCGGGGTGGGGTGAAGGTCAGATTCGTCCGGGGGTGGCGTGGAGGTCGGAGCGGGGTCGTCGCGCAGGGGGTACGCGCCGGCCTGTTCGTACACGGGGCCGGTCTTCTGCAGCAGGCTGCGCTGAAGGGTGAAGCCGGTGGCCCGCCACGCGGCGTCGAAGATCAGGGGCGGCACGCGGGGGGCAGGCCCCTTCTTGCGGGCCAGCGTGATGTGGCCCTTGAAGGGCAGTTCCTCGATCTCCAGGCCCAGTTCCTGAACCCCGGCCCGCAGGGCGGCGGCGAGTTCCGCCAGGCCCTCGGCCTCGACCTTCACGAACCACACGCGGGGGCTGCCCTCGTTCGGGAAGTAGCCGGTGCCGCGCAGGCGGATGTCCAGCGCCCCGAACTGCGGCGCAAGTCGCTGGGCCAGTGCCCGCAGGTCCGGCACGCGGGCCGGGGGGACGGCCGGCAGGTACGCGAGCGTGACATGCATCTGGTCGGCGCGCACCGCCCGCCAGTTGCCCTTGAGGTGCTTCTGCGCCTGAGCGAGTGGCCCGGCGACCTCCCGTGGCACCTTCAGGCCATAGAACAGCCGGTAGGTGCTGGGGGTGTGCCCGTCGTCGACGGGGCCGGTACGCCGCTCGCCGCGCCTGACCTGCTGGGATCGCCCCGTCGCCGGACGCTCTGGCCGGAGGGCCCCCGCCGGATCATGCCGCGCCGGCCGGGGCTCCGGCGCACTCAGGCGGTTCAGCACCTGCTGCGCCTCGGCCTCGACGACGGGTTCCGAGCCCGCTCCCGGACGCTCTGCCCGGGGCGGCCGGGCCCCTCCCCCTCCCCTCTTCACCTTGACCTTCATGCGTCTCCCCCGTCCGGGCGCAGGGCACGGTACGCCAGCGCCAGCGCCAGGACGGCGGCCCGCTCGCGGATCTGGGCCGGATCGCCGGGCCAGTCGATGGTGGCGGTGCGCTGGAGCTCCGGGGTGTACAGCGCGGCGTGGGCGTGTCCGGCCCCCTCGCCGCTGGCCTGCACGACGACCGCCAGCCCCACGTCGGCCCCGAGGTGCTCGCGGGCACCGGCAGCGAGTTCCAGGGCGGCCGACCCGCTGACCAGTCCGTCGCCCTGTAGGGTCACGGGCGTGAGGCCCAGGGTGATCAGGCGGCGGTGATCCTGCGTGACGGCGGCGTCCAGAAAGCCTGGTTCGTCGGCCAGCAGGGTGCACAGGGCCCCGGCGCTGCCGGCCTCGACCACGCCCAGGGTGCGGCCGGCCAGAACCTGCGTGACCGCGCCGGCCAGGGTGTCGGCATCCTCGCCCCACGTCCAGCGGTGCAGGTGTCCGCGCACCTCGCCCAGCACGGGCGCGAGCAGGGCGCGGGCCTGCGCGTCGGTGTCGGCGCTGGCCGCCACGCGGACATCCACGCCGGTCTTGCGGGCGTAGGTGGCGACGCTGGGGTTCGCGGTCCGGGTCAGTTCGCCCAGCAGCTCGGCCACGTTGCTCTCGCCGATCCCCTGGGTGTGGATGGTCGTGTGCACCAGGGCGCGGCTGGGGAGCGGCAGGCGCGGCACCACCTGGTCACGCCACATGCGCTGCATCTCGCGCGGGGGACCGGGCAACGCCACCACCACCTTGCCCCCGGTGGTCACGAACCAGCCGGGCGCGGTGCCGACCGGATTTGCCAGGGCCTGCGCCGACGGGATCAGCCACGCCTGCTTGCGATTGATCTGGGGCATGACGCGCCCACGGGCCGCATACAGCCCCTCCAGCCACGCGAGCAGGTGCGGGTCTTCCTGCGGGGTTTCGTTCAGCGCGGCGGCGATGGCCTCGCGCGTCAGGTCGTCGTCGGTGGGGCCCAGGCCGCCGCCCAGGATGACCAGATCGGCGCGGCCGAGCGCCGTCTGGATGGCGGCGGTCAGGCGTTCCAGGTTGTCCCCGAGCACCGTCTTGCGGTGCAGGGTGACACCCCTGGCCCCCAGTTCACGCGCCAGGAACGCGGCGTTGCTGTCGACGATCTCGCCGAACAGCAGCTCCGTGCCCACGCTGATGATTTCTGCTAGCAGCATAACAACCTCGGTGGAGTATAGGCGATAACGGAACGAGCGTCCAGCCCCGAGGGCGGCCCGTTCCCCGACCCGGAGTGTACGGCCCGGCCCACAGACCGGTACGCCGCCGGACGTGGGTGGCCAGACCGCCGTCACGGAAGACCGGGATCACCACCAGGGCGATGCCCGCAGCCGAACCTGGCGGGTTTGACACGCGGGCACTCCCCCACCGGACGGCCTGCTGTCTGGTACGGCCGATCCGGGGGTCGTCCCCGACGCTCCCGGCGCTAGGGTCTGTCGGTCTGCCCGGCGCTGCCGAGGCCGCCCAGCGTCTCGTCGAGGGTCAGGTCGAGGCGCAGGTACGCGCCCTGACGGGTGTACGTGTTGCCCAGGCCACTGAAGCCGACGGGATTGTAGCCGGCGGTGAGCCACGTGCCGGGGAGGGCCCGGACGCTCGCTTCCAGGCCCATGCCGTACTGGCTCTGGCCGGTGCTCGGCTGCACCAGGGCGCGGCCCCACGCCCCCAGGCCGAAATAGTCGGTGAAGTAGTACGTGCCGCCCACGTTGCCCTGGATGGTGAAGCTGCCGGGGTCGTTGAGCAGGGTGCGGGTGTCCAGTCCGCCGCGCACCGCCCAGTTGGCCTGACGGTACTCGGCGGCCAGGGTGCTGCTGAGTTCCGGCGCCCCGCCGGCGAGCGTACCGTTCACATAGCGCACGCTGCCCAGCGAGTTGACAGCCGCGCCGCGGTAGGCATAGCCCAGGGCGGCCCGCTGGCCGTTCTTGCCCGCGCCGAATTCCACCAGGCCGTCGGCGGTCAGGGTGAGCTGGTCGCTGAGCTGGCCGCTCACGCCCCCTCGCAGCACCACGCCGAAGCCTTTGCCACCTGCCGTCACGTCGGTGCCGGCGGCGGCGGTCAGGCCCTCGGCCTTGTAGGTCAGGTCGGCCCCGGCCCCGACCTCGCCCTGTGCCGCTCCCAGGTCATAGGTGGCCGAGCCGCGCAGTCCGGCCGAGAGCTGGTCGCTGACCGGAAGGGTGGTGGTGACCCCGAAGCGCGCCCGGTTGCCCTGCCCGCCGCTGCCCGGCAGGTCGTAGGCCGCCGCGTAGTTGGTCGCCCCCACGCGCGAGTCGAGCGTGATGGCCGCCGTGTTGCCGGTGCGCCAGTTCAGCTGATCCGTGACGCCCAGCGTGACCTGCTCGTTCAGGGCGTAGCGGGCCGAGACGGTGGTGGTGGGATCGAGGGTTCCGCCCCCCAGCGGCTGGCTGTGCGTCACGTCCACATCCACCGGTGCCCGGTGATACCCCACCCCCACCACCGCCGCCACGCCCTGCTGATCTCCATACGCCGCCTTGATCCCGGCCCCCACGCTGAAGGGCGCCACCTGATAGTCCGCCCGCGCCGTCACGCTGCCGCCCTGCACCCGCGCCGCGCTGACCGCGCCGCTGTCGTGGTACTCCGCCTGAGCGCTCGCGCTCAGGGCCGGCGTCAGCTTGGTGGTCGCGTCCACGCCCACCGTGAGGCCGGGGGTGAGGGGAGCGAGGCCGGTGTAGGTGGGGGCCTGATAGCGGACGCGGGCGGCGAGGGTGGTGGAGCCGAACTTCGTGCCGGCGTCGAGGGTGGCCTGGAGGCCGTTCGAGTAGGCCAGGAGGCCATCGGCGCGCAGGGTGCCGTCGTCGTAGGTGGCGCGGGCGCCGACGGTGACGGTGTCGTCCAGGCGGACGGCGGCGCGCCACCGAGTACTGCCGCGCCGTGTACTTCACCTGTGCGCCGAAGCGACCGGTTGGCCCGGGCGTTCGAGGCGGTAGCTGGCGAGGACGACGACATCGTTGAGGCTCAGGTCGACCGGTCCAGGCCGCGCGAGCGTGATGATGCCCGGTTCGGACATCGATCAGGTAGTCCACGTTGCGGCGCAGGGTCACGCGGCTCAGTCCTTGCCGCTGCCATGCTCGCTGGTGAGCACGGTCAGGTCTCGCTGCCCTCCTCGATGCCGCCGCTGGGGAGCGCAGCAGGCGGGTGCCTTCCGGCGTGAGCCGCTCGTCGGTCACGCGGGCTTCGGGAGCCAGCCCGACAAGCCGGACCGCGCGTGTCGCCCTTGCTGGAGCAGTCAGGGCGGTCAGCTGCTCGCCCACCGGCAGCACGTCGATCGGCAGGGCCGTCTGTCGGTAGTCCACCCGGAAATCCGGATGGTCGTAGGTGAGCGCCACGGGATCGATGCCCTGGAGGGGCACGCTCTCGGTGGAGCTGTCGCCGGACTGGGCGAAGCGCTTCAGGGATCGCGGTCGGTCGGCAGGCCGTCCCTGTCGGCGGCGAGTACAGCTTGCCAGCCCCCAGCGGGGTCTCCAGCGACGCGCGGCCCTGCCATGTCACGTCGTCCTGCAGACTCAGGGCGCCGTCCAGGCCCACGGTGGCGCTCAGCATCCCCACCCCCACGCGGCTCGCGTCCGGCCGCACCTCGAAGGTGTAGGGTCGGATCTCGTTGCCCTCGAGCACATCGAGGGTCAGGGTGGTGGGACTGGCCTGGGGCTGCAGTTCCAGCACGCCCTCGCCGTTCACGAGCCGCAGCTGCTGGCCGCTCTCGCCCGGCGCGGCGTCCGGCGAGGTGATCTCGAGGTTGGTGCGCACGCTGACGGTCGCCTGCGCACTGGAGTTGCCGTAGGCGTCGAGCGCCTTGAACCGGAGGCGCAGCGGTGTGCTGCCGTCGGCCGTGAGCTGTTCGGGGGTGACCACGAGCTGGGCGGTCGGCCCGGCCAGGTTCACGGTGACCGTGTCGGTGCCCACCTGCAGGGTGTTGGGCCCGGGGTGGAGCGGCACACCCACGTACACCACGCGGGTCACGCCGCGCACGCCGTCCTCGGTGATCTCCCCGATCCGGTCACCGCCGACGATCTGCCCGTTGACCGACAGGGCGGCCGACGACCCGGCCCGCTGCTCCACGACGACCGAGATCCGGTCGCGCACCCGGATCAGGCTGCCGTTCAGGGGCTGCTTGATCGCGCCGGCGTTCTCGGAGGCGTTGTCGGCCGCGCTGGACGGCATCGCCGCCTTCAGGTCGGCGGCGTCCACCCGTCCCTCGAGCACCTCGCTGCGGTCGCCTGCGTACCGGGCCAGCAGCGAGGGGGCCGGCAGGTCGCCCAGCGACCCCTCGTGCTGGAGGTCATAGGTGACCGCGCCGCGCACCGTCGCCTTGACCCCGCTGCGCTGCGGCAGGATCCAATACGCCACTCCGCTTGTCCCGATCAGTGGATCGGCGACGACCTGGCCGTCCAGCCGGCTGCTGCCGGTGACCAGCGTCGCGCCCGGCGGCAGGGCCTGCGCGACCACCACGTCCCGCGCCTGCCCCGGGGCGTTGAAGGGCAGCGTGACGGTGCTGATCCGCACGGCGGCGGGCAGGGTTCGGGCCGGGGCCGGGGCAGCCGCCGGAGTGGGCGCAGGGGCCGGCGCCGGCACAGGGTCGGGCGCCGGCGCTTCCTGGGCACTGAGCACGGCCTGCACCGTCTGGACGGCGTCGCAGCCCTCGCTGACCAGCGAGGCCTCGGCGTGCAGGTCGCCGGGCTGCGTGACCCGGGCACGGTAGCTCAGGGTGCGCGTCTCTCCCGGCGCGAGGGTACCGTCCAGCTCCGTGGCGTCCAGCGCTTCCAGACCCGCCCCCGGCTGGTCGTGCAGCACGAAGGGCACGGCCACGGCGGCGGTGTTCGTGACGCTCACACCCACCGTGACCTCGTCGCCCACCACCGCGCGGCCCAGCGCAGCGCGCTGGAGGGTCAGGGTGGTCGCGTCGGGGAGCACCTCGACCTCGACCGTGCGGGTCTGGTTCCAGCCGGCCACCACGGCCCGCACCTGGAGCGGCCCGGCCTGCGTGGCGGTGCCGGTCACGACCACCTCGTGCGGTGCCCCGGCCTTCAGGGTGCCCTGCACGGCGGCCGGCGTGTTCAGCGCCAGGCCCGGAGCCTCGACGCGCAGATCCACCGGCAGGTCGCCCTGGAAGGCCGTCTCGGCACGGGCGGTCACGGTCACGGTATCGCCGGTGCACACCTGGGTCTTGTCGGCACTCAGCGCCAGCTGCACCTGCGGGCGCACCTGGACGCTCGCCTCGGCGCGGCCGCCCACCGGCACGTCCACGCCGGACGTGACCTCGACCTGCGCCCCGGGCACGGCGACGGGCGTCACGGTGTAGCGACCGGCCGGCACGCTCTGCGTGGCCTGGCCCTCGATCCGGGTGGGCACCTGCCCGATCAGGACATCCGCACTGGTCGGCTGGACGCCGTCCGGCAGGATCAGCTGCGCCGTGACGGTCAGGGTGCCGCGCTGATCCGTGCGGTTGAGCGTGATGGGCGTGGGCTGCCCTGCGCGGCTCAGGCGGAAGCACACCGTGTTGGAGAACTGCTCGGCACGCGCCGGCTGCCGCAGTTCCAGGGTGTAGCCGCCGGCGTGCAGCGGAAGCGGCAGGTCGAGTTCGTCGAGGTCGGCACTGACCGGCAGCGGGTAGATCCGGCCGTCCGCCCCGCGCAGCCGGGCCTCCAGTTCCTCGGGACCATCCCCGTCGTACATCCGCAGGACGTGCGGCTGCCCGTCCAGGGTGAGCTGCATGGCCGGCACCCACTCGCGCGTATGGACGTTCACCGTCAGGGTGTCGGCACTCAAGACCGCGCTGACGCCGCCCAGGCGCACGGCGAAGGTGTTCTTGGCGTGGCCCTCCGTGCTGGCCTGCAGGCGGTAGTGCCCGGCGGGCAGCGGCTGGTCGAGCAGGGTGTCCCAGTCCTGGGCCCCGGCCGTGAAGGTGCGTGACAGCACCGGGCGGTCACCCGCGTCATACAGCGTGAAGGTCGTGGTTGCGGCCTCGCCCGGCACATACTGCTCGTCGCCGTAGTAGGTATCGCTGCGGTAATCGGCCGGGTCGACGCGCGGCGAGTACAGTTCCAGCCGCACGCGGCCGCTGGCCGGCACCTCCAGACGCAGCTGCTGGTCGCCCACGCTCCACATCAGCTGCCTGCCGACACTGGTCAGGGGCAGCGTGCTGGTCATCCCGACCTCCTGCGCAGCGGCACTCGCCCCGGCCGCCAGCAGGGCGGTCAGGGCGGTGGCAAGGCGGGCGTGGTCGGTCGGCATCGTGTCAGGGACTCCAGGTCAGGATCGGGTCGGTCGTGGCGGCACGGGGATCACCGTCCCACGTGAAGGTGTACTCCCAGGTGGTCTCACCTGCCGGCAGCGTACCGGCGTAACTATGTCCACCGTCTTTCAGTGCGGCACCCGGAGGCAGCGGGTCGAGCAGCTTCACATCTGCTAAAGGCTGGGGCGTGCTGAGCCGCAGGGTCACGGCATACCCACCCGCCACGGCGTAGACAGCCTTCTCCAGGCGTACGTCCCCCATCCGCAGGGTGGTGCGGCGCAGCGCGGTGACCTCGCCGCCCAGCGGCGCGAGCGGAAAATCCACTCCGGTCAGGCCGGTGACGTTCACGGTCTGGGTGCCGCTCAGGCCCCCATCGCGGGGCACCCGCAGCGGCGGGTACGGTGTGGTGACCGGATCCAGGCGCAGGGCCTGGGTACCCTGCGGGACGTTCAGGAACGAGTAGCGGCCCTGCGCGTCGGTGACCGCCTGGCGACCCCCGGCGAGCAGGACACGGGCACGCGGCACGGGCGTATCGATGGCGGGGTCAAAGCGCCCGTCGCGGTTGCGATCCACATACACGGTGCCGGTGATGTCTGCCAGTGGCGCGAAGCGCAGCAGGCTGAGCCTGGTGACGGCCGTGGCGCGGTTACTGGCGACGGCGCGGGCGGTGCCGCCACCCCCGGTGCCCGTGACCTCCACGACGTTCACGAGGTCGCCGCTGGCGGCCGGAGTCACGCGCATGCGGTACGTGAGGATCACGGTCTGACCGGCCGCGAGGGTCGGAACCGTCCAGCGCAGCGTGCTGTTCGCGGTGGCCGGATCACTGATGGGCGTGCCGTCCACCGCGCTGCTGCCGGCCACGTACTCCAGGCCCGCGACCGGGGCGTCGGTGATCACCGCGTCACGGATCTCGGTGGTGGTCGAGGCGTTGGTGATCTGCAGGGTGTACGTGAGCAGGTCTCCGTAGGAGGCCTCCTTCGCGCTGACCGTCTTGCTGACCACCAGCCGCGCCGACCACACGGGCGTGCGCACCTCGTTGCTGGCGAGCAGGGTGGGCAGTTCATGGCTGCTGAAGGTGAAGGTGTTCAGCAGCGCCTCGCCGTCGACAGCCCGCGTGCTCACACGGGTGGTCATCGTGACGGTGACCGTCTCGCCGGGCCCGAGGGTGGGCACGGTCCACGTCACGGTCTGCGGGGCGGGGCCGGTGCTCACGGTGCCGCCGCCCGCGTCCGTGATGTCCAGGTGTGCCGGCACCGTGTCCCGGATGACCACCTGGGTCAGCGCCTGCGCGTAGGGATTGCGCACGCTCAGGGTGTACGTGATGGTGTCGTCCACGGTCACCGTGCCGTTCTCGGGCACCGTGACGGGGGTGCCGTCCACGGCGGTGGTGGTGGCGACCGCCGACTTGCGCAGCTCGGGCAGACGATCCTCGACCTGCGTGACCACGTCGCGGGTGGCGTTGCGCGGGCCACGGGCCCCGGTCGCGGTGACCAGCGCGTCCAGGGCTCCCGCCTGCGTGAGCACGTAGCACACGCGCACGGTCTCGCTCTGGCCGGGATCGAGCGGCAGCGGCTGCGCCAGCGGCGTGCCGGCCGCTGTGAGCAGCGTGACGGTCGCCTGCGGGGCCAGCACCGTCAGGGTATAGGCGTCGCGCACGTCGCCGGTGTTCAGCAGGGTGTGGTCGAAGCACACCGGCTGGCGCACGGCCGCGAGCGGCCGGGTCTGCTGGTCGTCACTGCCGAGTTCGGGCGCCTGCGGGCGCCCGACCGGGCCGATCGCGACGTCCGGCTGGTACCGAACCTCCACGCTGGCGCTGGCGCTCTGGGGAACGCGCCCGCCCTCCAGCGTGACGGTGTTGGAGATGACGCGGTTCTCGGCGGCCGGCAGGGCCCGCATCCGGAAGTCGAGCCGCAGCGTGCCGCCCGGCGCGAGCGCGGCCACCCGCACCCGCACCCCGCGGACCGCCGGGGGCTCGGCCGGACTCCACGTGGCCCCGTCGGCGGTGTATTCCAGGGTGCCGGCGCTGGCACTCGCGCTGCCCGGCACGAACTCCAGGCCCGAGGCGGCCTGCGTCAGCAGCGCATCGCTCAGGATCAGGGCGCGGCTCTCGCCGGCACCGCCGTTCACCGCGCGGATCGCCACGGCCGTCTCGCTGCCGGGAGCGATCAGGGCCGGCGTGAAGCTCTTGCTCACGCTCAGTTCGGGGGGTGGCCCGACCTGCAGCTGCGCGACGTTGTTGTCGTCCACCTGCCCGCCGGGACACGCGGCGCTCAGGTTCACCCAC from Deinococcus sp. AB2017081 encodes the following:
- a CDS encoding PilW family protein — encoded protein: MSPVIRRAQGFTLVELLIAMALLMVVLTIAFNIFSGSNKLVETDTGRVMAQQNAQTALDLMAADVRQAGENLELDLGISGVEFSDTANSITVRRSIPPQASGIKLARLPLCAVSGTTAQIVGPVPGSSTATARCTYSDGNSDNEDDNVAPWRTYFSAQGGKPQAALLYRPASGSTPALIKSTTVRTIQAQQIETVAGTTVRRVSVVLGTAVPSDFTPANNSLLILVDERRYMLLGTELRLALGGQTDSEAQPMAFGVTDLKLSAALTGPTETVTSMDLTSSFRRVASVSVGLTAQNSGQGKLSTRTFTATIFPRNIETARSTSGAK
- a CDS encoding type IV pilus modification PilV family protein, yielding MRSDATQGITIVEVLVAMLVLGIAMGSVMSGLLANTSVNSRVGNKAEAVRITEEKLEGYRQDGDYTTLSTSLPVTETITRKGMNYTVKTTFCPSDKPTTMVCSKTAVYIRVEVTNGNTELYKADTYYTSFGQE
- a CDS encoding prepilin-type N-terminal cleavage/methylation domain-containing protein — translated: MTHSLHSRTATHGFTLVELLIGMAILGIIGAMGISSYQSTRNPARDAARTVHAAFFTLRSQAMSNTQARRLVLVNGKDLVLQSALRCSETTQANWTQIGTVSLESATPLVTLTAPTPTTTDTTVPSGTKLVACFTSRGQASTAGSLRIADGKHTYLVQVALGGGVQTSAQ
- the recA gene encoding recombinase RecA, producing MSKDNPKEITAAPNDSKERAKAIETAMSQIEKAFGKGSIMKLGAESKLDVQVVSTGSLSLDLALGVGGIPRGRVTEIYGPESGGKTTLALAIVAQAQKAGGTCAFIDAEHALDPVYARALGVNTDELLVSQPDNGEQALEIMELLVRSGAIDVVVVDSVAALTPRAEIEGEMGDSLPGLQARLMSQALRKLTAILSKTGTAAIFINQVREKIGVMYGNPETTTGGRALKFYASVRLDVRKIGQPVKLGNDAVGNTVKVKTVKNKVAPPFKEVELTLMYGKGFDQLSDLVTLASDMDIIKKAGSFYSYGDERIGQGKEKAIAYLSERPQMQDEIRERVMVAIRTGNAPELPTVPAVAE
- the thpR gene encoding RNA 2',3'-cyclic phosphodiesterase: MKVKVKRGGGGARPPRAERPGAGSEPVVEAEAQQVLNRLSAPEPRPARHDPAGALRPERPATGRSQQVRRGERRTGPVDDGHTPSTYRLFYGLKVPREVAGPLAQAQKHLKGNWRAVRADQMHVTLAYLPAVPPARVPDLRALAQRLAPQFGALDIRLRGTGYFPNEGSPRVWFVKVEAEGLAELAAALRAGVQELGLEIEELPFKGHITLARKKGPAPRVPPLIFDAAWRATGFTLQRSLLQKTGPVYEQAGAYPLRDDPAPTSTPPPDESDLHPTPPDSSSAPQEPT
- a CDS encoding CinA family nicotinamide mononucleotide deamidase-related protein, with protein sequence MLLAEIISVGTELLFGEIVDSNAAFLARELGARGVTLHRKTVLGDNLERLTAAIQTALGRADLVILGGGLGPTDDDLTREAIAAALNETPQEDPHLLAWLEGLYAARGRVMPQINRKQAWLIPSAQALANPVGTAPGWFVTTGGKVVVALPGPPREMQRMWRDQVVPRLPLPSRALVHTTIHTQGIGESNVAELLGELTRTANPSVATYARKTGVDVRVAASADTDAQARALLAPVLGEVRGHLHRWTWGEDADTLAGAVTQVLAGRTLGVVEAGSAGALCTLLADEPGFLDAAVTQDHRRLITLGLTPVTLQGDGLVSGSAALELAAGAREHLGADVGLAVVVQASGEGAGHAHAALYTPELQRTATIDWPGDPAQIRERAAVLALALAYRALRPDGGDA